The Pleuronectes platessa chromosome 10, fPlePla1.1, whole genome shotgun sequence genome contains a region encoding:
- the LOC128448944 gene encoding hepcidin codes for MKTCGFAVAVVVLLTFICNQEGCAVSVTEDQVLQDSMGNGEPQEVPAESSGRQWMMPFHLRQRRHSGPMPCRCCECCPEPPAFDLYHVKK; via the exons ATGAAGACTTGCGGTTTTGCAGTTGCAGTGGTCGTCTTGCTCACCTTTATTTGCAATCAGGAGGGCTGTGCTGTCTCAGTCACTGAA GACCAAGTGCTTCAGGATTCAATGGGTAATGGCGAACCGCAAGAGGTGCCAGCGGAGTCCAGTGGACGTCAGTGGATG ATGCCGTTTCACCTGAGGCAGAGGCGTCACAGCGGCCCCATGCCGTGCAGATGTTGCGAATGCTGCCCCGAACCGCCCGCCTTTGACCTGTACCATGTTAAAAAGTGA
- the LOC128448950 gene encoding hepcidin, whose amino-acid sequence MKTFSVAVTVAVVLVFICIQQSSATFPEVQELEEPVSTDNAAAEHQETSVDSWMMPYNRQKRSFKCKFCCGCCRPRVCGLCCRF is encoded by the exons ATGAAGACATTCAGTGTTGCAGTCACAGTGGCCGTCGTGCTCGTCTTTATTTGTATCCAGCAGAGCTCTGCCACCTTTCCTGAG GTacaagagctggaggagccagTGAGCACTGACAATGCAGCTGCTGAGCATCAGGAGACATCAGTGGACTCATGGATG ATGCCATACAACAGACAGAAGCGCAGCTTTAAGTGTAAgttctgctgcggctgctgcagaCCTCGTGTCTGTGGACTGTGCTGCAGATTCTGA
- the LOC128448945 gene encoding hepcidin: MKTFSVAVTVAVVLVFICIQQSSATFPEVQELEEPVSNDNAAAEHQETSVDSWMMPYNRQKRSFKCKFCCGCCRPGVCGLCCKF, from the exons ATGAAGACATTCAGTGTTGCAGTCACAGTGGCCGTCGTGCTCGTCTTTATTTGTATCCAGCAGAGCTCTGCCACCTTTCCTGAG GTacaagagctggaggagccagTGAGCAATGACAATGCAGCTGCTGAGCATCAGGAGACATCAGTGGACTCATGGATG ATGCCATACAACAGACAGAAGCGCAGCTTTAAGTGTAAgttctgctgcggctgctgcagaCCTGGTGTCTGTGGACTGTGCTGCAAGTTCTGA
- the LOC128448948 gene encoding hepcidin-like → MKTFSVAVTVAVVLVFICIQQSSATFPEVQELEEPVSNDNAAAEHQETSVDSWMMPYNRQKRSFKCKFCCGCCRPGVCGFCCKF, encoded by the exons ATGAAGACATTCAGTGTTGCAGTCACAGTGGCCGTCGTGCTCGTCTTTATTTGTATCCAGCAGAGCTCTGCCACCTTTCCTGAG GTacaagagctggaggagccagTGAGCAATGACAATGCAGCTGCTGAGCATCAGGAGACATCAGTGGACTCATGGATG ATGCCATACAACAGACAGAAGCGCAGCTTTAAGTGTAAgttctgctgcggctgctgcagaCCTGGTGTCTGTGGATTCTGCTGCAAGTTCTGA
- the LOC128448946 gene encoding hepcidin — MKTFSVAVTVAVVLVFICIQQSSATFPEVQELEEPVSNDNAAAEHQETSVDSWMMPYNRQKRSFKCKFCCGCCRPGVCGLCCKF, encoded by the exons ATGAAGACATTCAGTGTTGCAGTCACAGTGGCCGTCGTGCTCGTCTTTATTTGTATCCAGCAGAGCTCTGCCACCTTTCCTGAG GTacaagagctggaggagccagTGAGCAATGACAATGCAGCTGCTGAGCATCAGGAGACATCAGTGGACTCATGGATG ATGCCATACAACAGACAGAAGCGCAGCTTTAAGTGTAAgttctgctgcggctgctgcagaCCTGGTGTCTGTGGATTGTGCTGCAAGTTCTGA
- the LOC128448951 gene encoding hepcidin: protein MKTFSVAVTVAVVLVFICIQQSSATFPEVQELEEPVSNDNAAAEHQETSVDSWMMPYNRQKRSFKCKFCCGCCRAGVCGLCCKF from the exons ATGAAGACATTCAGTGTTGCAGTCACAGTGGCCGTCGTGCTCGTCTTTATTTGTATCCAGCAGAGCTCTGCCACCTTTCCTGAG GTacaagagctggaggagccagTGAGCAATGACAATGCAGCTGCTGAGCATCAGGAGACATCAGTGGACTCATGGATG ATGCCATACAACAGACAGAAGCGCAGCTTTAAGTGTAAgttctgctgcggctgctgcagagctggTGTCTGTGGATTGTGCTGCAAGTTCTGA
- the LOC128448949 gene encoding hepcidin-like, producing the protein MKTFSVAVTVAVVLVFICIQQSSATFPEVQELEEPVSNDNAAAEHQETSVDSWMMPYNRQKRSFKCKFCCDCCRAGVCGLCCKF; encoded by the exons ATGAAGACATTCAGTGTTGCAGTCACAGTGGCCGTCGTGCTCGTCTTTATTTGTATCCAGCAGAGCTCTGCCACCTTTCCTGAG GTacaagagctggaggagccagTGAGCAATGACAATGCAGCTGCTGAGCATCAGGAGACATCAGTGGACTCATGGATG ATGCCATACAACAGACAGAAGCGCAGCTTTAAGTGTAAGTTCTGCTGCGACTGCTGTAGAGCTGGTGTCTGTGGACTGTGCTGCAAGTTCTGA